The Caballeronia sp. Lep1P3 genome window below encodes:
- the rpoS gene encoding RNA polymerase sigma factor RpoS, with translation MPKTKRRLPQAETETISRPLQVSVENGASTRDDDAENIDVDVDSDEEGASRGKGADEGAEGGEGANGSAPEADDFRSLLQAELTADTIQHYLNRISVKPLLTVEEEQRYSRLAKAGEFEARQVMIERNLRLVVSIAKGYLNRGVPLLDLIEEGNLGLMHAIEKFDPTRGFRFSTYATWWIRQSIERAIMNQARTVRLPVHVIRELNQVLRAKRHLEKNSANSNDAVAPERRDASIDDIAYLTGKTPEEVTDILALNEHTASLDAPLDLDPGSSLLDLLSDDQSQSPDAEVQHRELESLTRLWLSRLSDKHRHVIERRFGLNHIEPATLEELADEMGLTRERVRQIQQEALVRLKRFFASNGVRKDAVL, from the coding sequence ATGCCGAAAACGAAGCGCCGCCTGCCGCAAGCCGAGACTGAGACGATCAGCCGACCTTTGCAAGTGTCGGTGGAAAACGGCGCTTCGACCCGCGACGACGACGCCGAGAACATCGACGTCGACGTCGATTCGGACGAAGAAGGCGCGAGCCGCGGCAAGGGCGCGGACGAAGGTGCGGAAGGCGGCGAAGGCGCAAACGGTTCCGCCCCCGAAGCCGACGATTTCCGCTCGCTGCTTCAGGCCGAACTCACGGCCGATACCATCCAGCACTACCTGAACCGCATCAGCGTGAAGCCGCTGCTTACCGTCGAGGAAGAGCAGCGTTACTCGCGCCTCGCCAAAGCCGGCGAGTTCGAGGCGCGGCAGGTGATGATCGAGCGCAATCTGCGGCTGGTCGTCAGTATCGCGAAGGGATATCTGAACCGTGGCGTGCCGCTGCTCGATCTCATCGAGGAGGGCAATCTCGGACTCATGCACGCAATCGAAAAATTCGATCCGACGCGCGGGTTTCGTTTTTCGACGTATGCAACGTGGTGGATTCGCCAGAGCATCGAACGCGCGATCATGAATCAGGCGCGCACGGTGCGCTTGCCGGTGCATGTCATCCGTGAATTGAACCAGGTGCTGCGCGCGAAGCGTCATCTGGAAAAAAATTCCGCCAATTCGAACGATGCCGTCGCGCCCGAGCGACGCGACGCGAGCATCGACGATATCGCGTATCTCACGGGCAAGACGCCCGAGGAAGTCACCGACATCCTCGCGCTCAACGAGCACACGGCTTCACTCGATGCGCCGCTCGACCTCGATCCCGGCAGCAGCCTGCTCGACCTGCTCTCCGACGATCAAAGCCAGTCACCGGATGCCGAAGTGCAACACCGCGAACTGGAATCGCTCACGCGCCTGTGGCTCTCGCGTTTGTCGGACAAGCATCGGCATGTGATCGAGCGGCGTTTCGGACTGAATCACATCGAGCCGGCCACGCTCGAAGAACTCGCCGACGAAATGGGCCTCACGCGCGAGCGGGTGCGCCAGATCCAGCAGGAAGCGCTCGTGCGGCTCAAGCGCTTCTTCGCTTCCAATGGCGTTCGCAAGGACGCCGTGCTTTAA
- the ndk gene encoding nucleoside-diphosphate kinase: MAIERTLSIIKPDAVAKNVIGQIYSRFENAGLKIIAARMVHLSRADAEKFYAVHAARPFFKDLVEFMISGPVMIQALEGENAIAKNRDLMGATDPKKADKGTIRADFADSIDANAVHGSDAPETARQEVAFFFPEVNVYSR; the protein is encoded by the coding sequence ATGGCGATCGAGCGCACCCTGTCGATTATCAAGCCGGACGCAGTGGCAAAGAACGTTATCGGCCAGATCTACAGCCGTTTCGAGAACGCTGGTCTGAAGATCATCGCGGCTCGCATGGTTCACCTCTCGCGCGCCGACGCGGAGAAGTTCTACGCGGTGCACGCAGCGCGTCCGTTCTTCAAGGACCTCGTGGAATTCATGATTTCCGGCCCGGTCATGATTCAAGCGCTCGAAGGCGAGAACGCGATTGCCAAGAACCGCGACCTGATGGGCGCGACCGATCCGAAAAAGGCGGACAAGGGTACGATCCGCGCCGACTTCGCTGACAGCATCGACGCGAACGCCGTGCACGGCTCGGACGCTCCGGAAACGGCGCGTCAGGAAGTGGCGTTTTTCTTCCCGGAAGTGAACGTCTACTCGCGTTAA
- the surE gene encoding 5'/3'-nucleotidase SurE — MRILLSNDDGYLARGINVLHDALQPLGEVTVMAPEQNCSGSSNSLTLSRPLSIHRAPNGFNFVNGTPTDSVHIALTGMLETRPDLVVSGINNGQNVGEDTLYSGTVAAATEGFMFGIPAIAFSLVGRDWLHLEDAARVAAEIVAHFLDHPMPGHPLLNVNIPSLPYEQLGEWRVTRLGKRHPSQPVIRQNDPRGNPIYWIGPSGDALDASEGTDFHAVANGYVSITPLQLDLTHTKLMAETREWARAGSRRS; from the coding sequence ATGCGAATCCTACTCAGCAACGACGACGGTTATCTGGCGCGCGGCATCAATGTGCTGCACGACGCCTTGCAGCCGCTCGGCGAAGTGACCGTGATGGCGCCCGAGCAGAACTGCAGCGGATCGTCCAACTCGCTCACGCTGTCGCGGCCCCTGAGCATCCATCGCGCGCCGAACGGTTTCAATTTCGTGAACGGCACGCCGACCGATTCCGTGCATATCGCGCTCACCGGCATGCTGGAGACGCGGCCGGATCTCGTCGTGTCGGGCATCAACAACGGGCAGAACGTCGGCGAGGACACGCTGTATTCCGGCACCGTCGCGGCGGCTACCGAAGGTTTCATGTTCGGCATTCCGGCCATCGCGTTTTCGCTCGTTGGCCGCGACTGGCTTCATCTCGAAGATGCGGCGCGCGTGGCGGCGGAAATCGTCGCGCATTTTCTCGACCATCCGATGCCCGGTCATCCGTTGCTGAACGTCAATATTCCAAGCCTGCCGTATGAGCAACTCGGCGAATGGCGCGTGACGCGCTTAGGCAAGCGCCATCCTTCGCAGCCGGTGATCCGGCAGAACGATCCGCGCGGCAATCCGATCTACTGGATCGGCCCGTCGGGCGATGCGCTCGACGCAAGCGAAGGCACCGATTTCCACGCGGTCGCGAACGGCTATGTGTCGATCACGCCGCTGCAGCTCGATCTGACTCACACGAAGCTCATGGCGGAGACGCGCGAATGGGCGCGCGCCGGGAGCCGCCGCTCATGA
- a CDS encoding peptidoglycan DD-metalloendopeptidase family protein yields the protein MSILRAFREGRADVRLTAAQRGVCVLALSALAACSTRMDMAPVVDKTGAPIGTDAAQAAASNGPPPPGYYRVKPGDTLYRIALENGQNYHDIAAWNNLTNPNQIEVGQLVRVAPPGANVAAATPGVSTAPIAGGAVQAQPLGGAQQPGISTGAAQPPYYGPSSGIGAAPGAAVGMTPGATPGTTAGTTPGTDTAAAAQPAFIWPARGPVIGTFDDAKNKGLNIGGAAGDPVNASADGRVVYSGNGLRGYGNLIIIKHDATFLTAYAHNRALMVKEGDAVTKGQKIAEMGNSDSDRVMLHFEVRRQGKPVDPLKYLPPQ from the coding sequence ATGAGTATCTTGCGTGCTTTCCGAGAAGGGCGTGCGGACGTTCGCCTGACGGCGGCGCAGCGCGGCGTGTGCGTCCTGGCGCTGTCCGCCCTGGCGGCGTGTTCCACGCGCATGGACATGGCGCCCGTGGTCGACAAGACGGGCGCGCCCATCGGCACCGATGCCGCGCAGGCGGCCGCCTCCAACGGGCCGCCGCCGCCGGGTTATTACCGCGTGAAGCCGGGCGACACCCTATATCGGATCGCACTGGAAAACGGTCAGAATTATCACGATATCGCCGCCTGGAACAATCTGACGAACCCGAATCAGATCGAGGTCGGTCAGCTCGTGCGCGTGGCGCCGCCGGGGGCGAATGTCGCCGCGGCGACGCCGGGCGTTTCGACGGCTCCGATCGCGGGCGGCGCGGTGCAGGCGCAGCCGCTCGGCGGTGCGCAGCAACCGGGCATTTCAACCGGAGCGGCACAGCCGCCGTACTACGGCCCGAGTTCGGGCATCGGTGCTGCGCCGGGCGCGGCGGTCGGCATGACGCCGGGTGCGACGCCTGGCACGACAGCGGGCACGACGCCGGGCACCGATACCGCGGCGGCGGCTCAACCGGCGTTCATCTGGCCGGCGCGCGGCCCCGTCATCGGCACGTTCGACGACGCGAAGAACAAGGGTTTGAATATCGGCGGTGCGGCGGGCGATCCGGTCAACGCTTCCGCGGATGGACGAGTTGTCTACTCCGGAAATGGGCTGCGCGGCTACGGCAATCTCATTATCATCAAGCACGATGCGACTTTTCTCACGGCGTATGCACATAACCGCGCTTTGATGGTAAAAGAGGGAGACGCGGTGACTAAAGGGCAGAAGATCGCTGAGATGGGCAACAGCGATTCGGACCGTGTGATGTTGCATTTCGAAGTTCGCCGGCAGGGAAAACCTGTTGACCCACTGAAGTATTTGCCGCCGCAATAA
- a CDS encoding NADPH:quinone oxidoreductase family protein — protein sequence MRAVRCNQHGLPDSLTIETLPDLHPGAGELVIDVKAASVNFPDVLIIQNKYQFKPPLPFTPGAEFSGVVREAGAGVTRFAPGMRVAAYTAQGAFAEQARAAETACIALPDDVAFADAAAFTLAYGTSYHALVDRGALEAGETLLVLGAAGGVGLAAVQIAKIVGARVIAAASSAQKLAFCREHGADDVIDYTKEDLRERVKALTGGNGPDVVFDPVGGAYAEPAFRSIAWRGRYLVVGFANGEIPKLPFNLALLKGASIVGVFWGDHMRREPALAELEFATMVEWIKAGKLRPAVTRRYTLDEAPQALDDMMNRRVTGKVVIEP from the coding sequence ATGCGCGCCGTTCGCTGCAACCAGCACGGATTACCCGATTCGCTCACCATCGAAACGCTGCCCGACCTGCATCCCGGAGCAGGCGAACTCGTCATCGACGTGAAGGCCGCGAGCGTCAATTTTCCCGACGTGCTCATCATTCAGAACAAGTACCAGTTCAAGCCGCCGCTGCCGTTCACGCCGGGCGCGGAGTTCTCGGGCGTGGTGCGCGAAGCCGGCGCGGGCGTCACGCGCTTTGCGCCCGGCATGCGCGTGGCGGCGTACACGGCGCAAGGCGCGTTCGCGGAACAGGCGCGCGCGGCGGAGACCGCATGCATCGCCCTTCCCGATGACGTCGCTTTCGCCGATGCCGCCGCGTTCACGCTCGCCTACGGCACGTCGTATCACGCGCTCGTCGATCGCGGCGCGCTCGAGGCCGGCGAGACGCTGCTCGTGCTCGGCGCCGCCGGCGGGGTCGGCCTCGCGGCGGTGCAGATCGCGAAGATCGTGGGCGCGCGGGTGATCGCGGCGGCGTCGAGCGCGCAGAAGCTCGCGTTCTGCCGCGAGCACGGCGCGGACGATGTCATCGACTATACGAAGGAAGACTTGCGCGAGCGCGTGAAGGCGCTGACCGGCGGCAACGGTCCGGACGTCGTGTTCGATCCGGTGGGCGGTGCGTATGCGGAGCCGGCGTTTCGCAGCATTGCGTGGCGCGGACGCTATCTCGTCGTCGGCTTCGCCAATGGCGAAATTCCGAAGCTGCCGTTCAATCTCGCGCTGCTCAAAGGCGCGAGCATCGTCGGCGTATTCTGGGGCGATCACATGCGGCGCGAGCCCGCGCTCGCCGAACTCGAATTCGCGACGATGGTCGAGTGGATCAAGGCGGGCAAGCTGCGCCCGGCCGTGACGCGGCGCTACACGCTGGACGAAGCGCCGCAGGCGCTCGACGACATGATGAATCGCCGGGTGACAGGAAAAGTCGTGATCGAACCTTGA
- a CDS encoding Bax inhibitor-1/YccA family protein, whose product MNESPYSFGRNGSVTSAEVRNKVLRNTYWLLALSMVPTVLGAWVGVATGFSLFAATSPTMSFIAFLAIAFGFMFAIEKTKESGMGVIVLLGFTFFMGLMLSRLLSFILGFSNGPQLIMMAFGGTGVIFAGMATIATVSKRDFSGLGKWLFMGVLVILLAAFANIFLQLPALMMTISVLAIVIFSAYMLFDVQRVVNGGETNYISATLAIYLDLYNVFTNLLALLGIFGGNRN is encoded by the coding sequence ATGAACGAATCCCCCTACAGCTTTGGCCGTAACGGCAGCGTCACCTCCGCGGAGGTGCGCAACAAGGTGCTGCGCAACACCTACTGGCTGCTCGCGCTATCCATGGTGCCGACAGTTCTCGGCGCATGGGTCGGCGTCGCGACCGGCTTCTCGCTGTTCGCGGCAACCAGCCCGACAATGAGCTTCATCGCGTTTCTGGCCATCGCGTTCGGCTTCATGTTCGCCATCGAAAAGACCAAGGAAAGCGGGATGGGCGTCATCGTCCTGCTCGGCTTCACGTTCTTCATGGGCCTGATGCTGTCCCGGCTCCTGAGTTTCATCCTGGGCTTTTCGAACGGGCCGCAACTCATCATGATGGCCTTCGGCGGCACGGGCGTGATCTTCGCCGGCATGGCGACGATCGCAACGGTCAGCAAGCGCGACTTCTCCGGCCTCGGCAAGTGGCTGTTCATGGGCGTGCTGGTGATTCTGCTGGCCGCGTTCGCGAACATCTTCCTGCAACTGCCGGCGCTGATGATGACGATCTCCGTGCTCGCCATCGTGATTTTCTCGGCGTACATGCTCTTCGACGTGCAGCGCGTCGTGAACGGCGGTGAGACGAATTACATCAGCGCGACGCTCGCGATCTACCTCGACCTGTACAACGTGTTCACGAACCTGCTCGCGCTGCTGGGCATTTTCGGCGGCAACCGCAACTGA
- the rlmD gene encoding 23S rRNA (uracil(1939)-C(5))-methyltransferase RlmD, producing the protein MSEAARKNSHRRRAAPARSVTPDPSFVAPEIEIDALDMEARGVGRTVNEDGEPGKVIFVEGALPGERVSYSSYRKKPSFEQAQVVKVLRESVIRAKPKCQFFGTCGGCSMQHLDVRAQIAVKQRVLEDNLQHLAKLRAETMFRPIHGPSWGYRYRARLTVRHVEKKGGVLVGFHERKSSYVADMTSCEVLPPHVSAMLVPLRHLVAGLSIRDRMPQIELAVGSDLTALVLRILEPLTEADEALLRVFADEHGVQFWLQPKGPDTVYPFYPLDRELAYTLPEFNIRMPFKPTDFTQVNHQINRVLVARALSLLAPEPNDRVLDLFCGIGNFTLPLARLSREVVGIEGSEALTTRALENAKLNSVDGHTSFACRNLFEVTAEDMRALGAFDKFLIDPPREGALAVSKALADIAQSGDDAALPKRIVYVSCNPATLARDAGLLVHEAGYRMKGAGVVNMFPHTSHVESIALFERD; encoded by the coding sequence GTGTCTGAAGCCGCTCGAAAAAACTCGCATCGCCGCCGTGCAGCGCCGGCCAGATCCGTTACGCCCGATCCCTCGTTCGTCGCGCCGGAAATCGAAATCGACGCGCTCGATATGGAAGCGCGCGGCGTCGGCCGCACCGTCAACGAGGACGGCGAGCCGGGGAAGGTGATTTTTGTCGAGGGCGCGCTGCCGGGCGAACGGGTGAGCTATTCGAGCTATCGCAAGAAGCCGAGCTTCGAACAGGCGCAGGTCGTCAAGGTGTTGCGCGAGAGCGTGATCCGCGCGAAGCCGAAATGCCAGTTCTTCGGCACGTGCGGCGGTTGCTCGATGCAACACCTGGACGTGCGCGCGCAGATCGCGGTCAAGCAGCGCGTGCTCGAGGACAACCTTCAGCATCTCGCGAAGCTGCGCGCCGAAACCATGTTCCGGCCGATCCACGGACCGTCGTGGGGATACCGCTATCGCGCGCGCCTGACCGTGCGGCACGTCGAGAAGAAGGGCGGCGTGCTGGTCGGCTTCCACGAACGAAAGAGCAGCTACGTCGCCGACATGACGAGTTGCGAAGTGCTGCCGCCGCATGTTTCCGCGATGCTCGTGCCGCTGCGTCACCTCGTCGCCGGGCTGTCGATTCGGGACCGCATGCCGCAGATCGAGTTGGCGGTCGGATCGGATCTGACCGCGCTCGTGCTACGCATTCTGGAACCGCTCACCGAAGCCGACGAAGCGCTGCTGCGCGTTTTCGCCGACGAGCACGGCGTGCAGTTCTGGCTGCAGCCGAAGGGCCCGGACACCGTCTACCCGTTCTATCCGCTCGACCGCGAACTCGCCTACACGCTGCCGGAATTCAACATCCGCATGCCGTTCAAGCCGACGGATTTCACGCAGGTCAACCACCAGATCAACCGCGTGCTCGTCGCGCGCGCGCTGTCGTTGCTCGCGCCCGAACCGAACGATCGCGTGCTCGACCTTTTCTGCGGCATCGGCAACTTCACGCTGCCGCTTGCGCGGCTGTCGCGCGAAGTCGTCGGCATCGAGGGCAGCGAGGCGCTGACGACGCGTGCGCTCGAAAACGCGAAGTTGAACAGCGTCGACGGGCATACGTCGTTCGCGTGCCGCAATCTGTTCGAAGTGACCGCCGAGGACATGCGCGCGCTCGGTGCCTTCGACAAATTCCTGATCGATCCGCCGCGCGAGGGCGCGCTCGCGGTGTCGAAAGCGCTCGCGGACATTGCGCAAAGCGGCGACGACGCGGCTCTGCCGAAACGCATCGTCTACGTGTCGTGCAATCCGGCGACGCTCGCCCGCGATGCCGGCCTGCTCGTGCACGAAGCCGGCTACCGGATGAAGGGCGCGGGCGTCGTCAACATGTTCCCGCATACGTCGCACGTCGAATCGATTGCGCTTTTCGAGCGCGACTGA
- a CDS encoding protein-L-isoaspartate(D-aspartate) O-methyltransferase, which produces MTDERAKRFPLALADLVREPRKPAGRADASRVKSAAASGALRSAPAVQKGVSAASAFASKAASANGKPVSAVTRSPAQAPHPRTSALRTAQRAAEREPNFSTNPKPAATAKKAAPNPAPNVALTSTQTLTSERVRERMVERLRGNGISDTRVLNAMSAVPRHMFVDPGLAAQAYEDAALPIGHHQTISKPSVVARMIELVASGRTLDKVLEIGTGCGYQAAVLSQVATEVYSIERVRPLSERAKLNLRPLRVPNIRLHYGDGRLGLPAAAPFDAIVIACAGLDVPQALLDQLAVGGRLVAPVGSQTAQSQVLTLVTRVSATQWRESQLDRVFFVPLKSGVI; this is translated from the coding sequence ATGACCGACGAGCGCGCCAAGCGCTTTCCGCTGGCGCTCGCGGATCTGGTACGCGAGCCGCGCAAGCCCGCCGGCCGCGCCGACGCATCGCGCGTCAAGTCCGCTGCGGCCTCCGGCGCTTTGCGATCGGCGCCCGCTGTACAGAAAGGCGTGTCGGCTGCGTCGGCTTTTGCATCGAAGGCGGCGAGCGCAAATGGAAAACCGGTTTCAGCCGTGACCCGCAGTCCGGCGCAGGCGCCGCATCCGCGCACGAGCGCGTTGCGCACCGCGCAGCGTGCGGCCGAACGCGAGCCGAATTTCAGCACGAATCCCAAGCCGGCCGCCACCGCGAAGAAGGCCGCGCCGAATCCCGCCCCCAACGTCGCGCTGACGAGCACGCAGACGCTGACCTCGGAACGGGTGCGCGAGCGGATGGTCGAACGGCTGCGCGGGAACGGCATCAGCGACACGCGCGTGCTCAACGCGATGTCCGCGGTGCCGCGCCACATGTTCGTCGATCCCGGACTCGCGGCTCAGGCCTACGAGGACGCCGCGCTGCCCATCGGGCATCATCAGACCATCTCGAAGCCTTCGGTTGTCGCGCGCATGATCGAACTGGTCGCGTCGGGGCGAACGCTCGACAAGGTGCTCGAGATCGGCACCGGCTGCGGCTATCAGGCGGCGGTGCTGTCGCAGGTGGCGACCGAGGTGTATTCCATCGAGCGCGTGCGCCCGCTGTCGGAGCGCGCGAAGCTCAATCTCAGGCCGCTGCGCGTGCCGAATATCCGGCTGCATTATGGCGATGGCCGTCTGGGTCTGCCCGCCGCCGCGCCGTTCGACGCGATCGTGATCGCGTGCGCGGGGCTCGACGTTCCGCAGGCGCTGCTCGACCAGCTCGCGGTCGGCGGCAGGCTCGTCGCGCCGGTCGGTTCGCAGACGGCGCAGTCGCAAGTGCTGACGCTCGTCACGCGCGTTTCCGCGACGCAATGGCGCGAGTCGCAACTGGATCGCGTTTTCTTTGTACCTTTAAAATCCGGAGTGATTTGA
- a CDS encoding glycosyltransferase family 9 protein: MKLQPGHSVAVALPQAIGDSLIGLVLVHNLVRNGISPVVFGWVAEHLKDWFPHATVGEPDACRGAFDVVIEILPTRYGAALSRSGQTLCLARMPQYGGSKHMIDRIVDIAENILGLRDVTRGNGLVVPPGVVRARVADRVVIHPTGSHPEKMWSRAKFLALSRALARRRLTPSFLVAPDELPAWADIAEEGCEINALSRLSEVATWIAESAWFIGNDSGLGHLASSIGVPTLTLFMRRGLARSWRPGWGPGAVVLPPSVVPTAGLRERLWKQLLTVPRVMAGFDALRAADEHAVRPYAAAASGK; encoded by the coding sequence ATGAAGCTGCAGCCCGGCCACTCGGTCGCGGTGGCGCTGCCGCAGGCGATCGGTGACAGCCTCATCGGGCTCGTCCTCGTCCATAACCTCGTTCGTAACGGCATCAGCCCGGTCGTGTTCGGCTGGGTGGCGGAGCACCTGAAAGACTGGTTTCCGCACGCGACGGTGGGCGAGCCGGACGCCTGCCGGGGCGCCTTCGACGTGGTCATCGAAATCTTGCCGACCCGCTACGGCGCCGCGTTGAGCCGCTCGGGGCAGACGCTGTGTCTCGCGCGCATGCCGCAGTATGGCGGCTCGAAGCACATGATCGACCGCATCGTCGATATCGCGGAGAACATCCTCGGTCTGCGCGACGTGACGCGCGGCAACGGCCTCGTCGTGCCGCCGGGCGTGGTGCGCGCGCGCGTCGCCGATCGCGTCGTGATCCATCCGACGGGCAGCCATCCGGAAAAAATGTGGAGCCGTGCGAAGTTTCTCGCGCTCTCGCGGGCGCTCGCGCGTCGCCGCCTCACGCCCAGCTTTCTCGTCGCGCCGGACGAGCTTCCCGCCTGGGCCGATATCGCCGAAGAAGGCTGCGAAATCAATGCGCTCTCGCGCCTGAGCGAAGTGGCGACGTGGATCGCGGAATCGGCGTGGTTCATCGGCAACGATTCGGGACTCGGGCATCTCGCATCGTCGATAGGCGTGCCCACGCTCACGCTTTTCATGCGCCGGGGACTCGCGCGTTCGTGGCGTCCCGGCTGGGGGCCGGGCGCGGTCGTGCTGCCGCCTTCCGTGGTGCCGACAGCCGGCCTAAGAGAGCGTCTCTGGAAGCAGTTGCTGACCGTGCCGCGCGTGATGGCGGGCTTCGACGCGTTGCGCGCGGCGGACGAGCACGCGGTGCGCCCTTACGCGGCGGCAGCGTCGGGCAAGTGA
- a CDS encoding 3'-5' exonuclease, translated as MTPILVFDIETIPDVNGIRRLEDLPADLSEREVADYAFEARRERVGNDFLPHHLQRVAAISCVFRDNNGFRVRSLGTPSDGEASLIQSFYRVIEKYTPQLVSWNGGGFDLPVLHYRALVHGIAAPRYWDLGQDDREFKFNNYISRYHMRHIDLMDVLAMYQARANAPLDALAKLCGFPGKLGMDGGKVWEAFCDGRINEIRNYCETDVVNTYLMYCRFQLMRGGFTADEYADEINFVKNALGQEASPHWGEYLAAFGR; from the coding sequence ATGACACCGATTCTCGTATTCGACATCGAGACCATTCCCGATGTCAACGGCATTCGCCGTCTCGAAGATTTGCCCGCCGATCTCTCCGAACGCGAAGTCGCGGACTACGCGTTCGAAGCGCGCCGCGAGCGCGTCGGCAACGACTTCCTGCCGCATCACCTGCAACGCGTCGCGGCGATTTCCTGCGTTTTCCGCGACAACAACGGCTTTCGCGTGCGCTCGCTCGGCACTCCGAGCGACGGCGAGGCGTCGCTGATCCAGTCGTTTTATCGCGTGATCGAAAAATACACGCCGCAGCTTGTCTCATGGAACGGCGGCGGCTTCGACCTGCCGGTGCTGCATTACCGCGCGCTCGTTCACGGCATCGCCGCGCCGCGTTACTGGGACCTCGGTCAGGACGACCGCGAGTTCAAGTTCAACAACTACATCAGCCGCTATCACATGCGGCACATCGACCTGATGGACGTCCTCGCGATGTATCAGGCGCGGGCCAACGCGCCGCTCGATGCGCTCGCGAAGCTGTGCGGCTTTCCCGGCAAGCTCGGGATGGACGGCGGCAAGGTGTGGGAGGCGTTCTGCGACGGCCGCATCAACGAAATCCGCAACTATTGCGAAACGGATGTGGTGAACACGTACTTGATGTATTGCCGTTTCCAGTTGATGCGCGGCGGTTTCACGGCCGACGAGTATGCCGACGAGATCAATTTCGTCAAAAACGCGCTCGGACAGGAAGCCTCGCCGCACTGGGGCGAGTACCTCGCCGCGTTCGGACGATGA